In the genome of Bremerella sp. JC817, the window CGCCTGCGTGAGAAATCACGATTACGCATCTTGCGTTCGGATTGTCAAATTACCCCGCTCAGCAACAACGAACTCGACGATTGCCGTCCCGATTCATCAAAAGCCAGCCGGATCCCCGACACCTCTCCCCATAGGGTGTTCGAAGGATGGACCTGGAAACGTTCAAAATCGGATTTCAATCCAATGCAAACAGGCGAAACGAGCGACCCACTTTACTACGACGTTATCATTCCGCCGCGCTGAGAACGGATAACAACTGAACATTCCTACCGTTTGCCTTTGCTTGCTTCCGATTTCCCAGAATAGAATGCGTCTTAGCTGACGCACGTCAACTAGGTTCAGGTGTCATCTGGTAATGTAGCCACAGCAATCCTTCGGATGCTTCCTGTCTTCCGCAATTTTCCTCGCCTCGTAAAGGATGTAAACCCTCGGATCCATGACGAATCATCCCGACAATCACTGGCAACGAGACCTGCTCGGCGCGGACAACTCGGTCGATGTGAATCAGATTGTCGAAGGGCAGGTCGTTCGGGTTGAGGGTGAGGTGGTGTTTGTCGACGTCGGAGCTAAATCTGCAGGGTCTCTTCCGCGTGCGGCTTGGGGAGACGATGTGCCGCGGGTCGGGCAGACCGTAATCGTGGTGGTCGAACAGGTCGATGGCGACCAGGTTCGTTTAGAGCCGTTGCTGTTGTCGAAACGGTCGACCCCCAAGACGGTCACTTGGGAGGAAATTGTCGATTCGTTCTCGATTGGGCAGATCGTTCAGGGAACCGTCGTGCGTCGAATTCAAGGTGGCCTGATCGTCGATATTGGTGCGAACGCGTTTCTGCCAGAAACTGAACTCGACACGGAGCCATCGCCTGAGCTCGAGAATTTCATCGGCCGCGATCTGGAATGTGAGATCCTGCAGATCGATCACGATCGCCGTATCCTCGTGCTCAGCCGCCGCCAGCTACTTCAGCAACAGCCGGCAGCCCCCAACGAAGCTTTGCTGCAAGCGCTTGCCGAAGGCCAGGTCCGCCGCGGCATCATTCACCGGATCACCAACTACGGAGCGTTCGTCGATCTGGGCGGGCTCACCGGCCTGTTGTTGATCACCAATATGAGTTGGGACCGGATTCGGCACCCGAGCGATCTCGTTTCAATCGGCGATGAAGTTGAAGTCGTCATCCTTCGAATCGATCAGGCGACCAACCAGATTTCGGTCGGCCTCAAGCAACTTTCGCCTGATCCCTGGGAGAACATTGAAGACCGTTTCCCCATCGGCTCAACAGCTACAGGAACGGTTTATCAACAAATGACGTACGGAACATTTATCGAGCTTGCCCCAACCATTATCGGCCTGATCCCCAACGAGGGCCCCAGCAACGAAACACTGCCCATCGCCGATCTCGATCTCAACACCCAGGTAACCGTAGAGGTCATCAGCATCGATAAAACCGCGCGGAAGATGTTATTGAAGCTGGCGGAGGGAAGGGCAGGGGAATGACGGAGTGCGGGATCTTTAAACTCAAGACCGAGCCCTCCCGGTTTCGCGATCGTAACCATCATCCGGCCGGTGGAACTTTCTTAGTCGTACCGACCTTGGAGATGAGACTTCAACCGCCATCTCTTCACCCACAGCGAACTCTCCCTGGAACCAATCCCGCAAACCGACACCGCCCATAAGCCTTGGAGTGTGGTTCGAGTTTGCCGAACGGTTGATCGTTCCCATGATTGGGGTCTCAGCATTACCCAGGAAAAACTCAATCGTCTCCCCGTCTTGGCCCAACAGCATTTGATATTCGACGCCAACGTTGAAGAAGCCAGACCGCATGTAGGTGGGATGTAGAGTGATCGGGAATCGACCGATCAGCTGTTCCGGTTCCTCACCATCCAGTTCTGACGCTTCATCGACCTGAAGGTCTCGAATCCTTCCGCCATTCCATGGAGGATCGATCACCTTGATCAACGAATCCTCGAGGCCGGCGGCCAGGTTCAAATGAAACTGCCCGTAGTGCATCAGCCCCGAATCAGGCAGCACCAAAATCTCGACTGCTTTGCCCGCTTTTAGAAGCTCTCGGATCAGGTGATTGTTACGAATGTTGGTCGATTGCCCTGCCCCCGGATTGGCATAGCCGGCCATTCGCGTCTTTAACTTCTGAACAGTCTTGCCGATGTACATGATTTCACCATCGCAGACGAAGGCATATAAGACGTTCTTCTGTTGGGCATTCTGAAGTAGCTCGAACCTGAGAAGATCTCCTTCGGTTCGCCAGTGCCCGGTGGGTTCAAAACCAATTTCGATGAGACGATTCATGTTGTCCCCAGAGGAATCCGGTGCCTACGTCAATAACCAAGGGGCAGATAATGACGTGTTAAATCGCCCTTCGAGTTTCCTGGTTTCAGCAATCCGACGTCTCTCGTGCATGACTTTGCAATCGCTCTTCCGTGGAGAGAAAATCGGCTCCTCGATCAGCTGCCCCAGCAGATTTGGCCTGGGCTCCCTTGGCGGTGTGAATATCGTCCAGGCGCCGAGCAAACAGCAGGTAGGTGACCTACTCGGTGACAGTCAGCCACTTGGAGATTCCGCCTGATCAACTGGCGTTCCGCACTTTGTTGACTTGCGATCTAACGGTCCCGTTGACCATCCGACGGCGGGGTCCTGCAGACGGTAGCGAGAGTGGGTAAACCGTGCTATTTTAGCGAGCCTTCACATTGATTCGCAATGATCGATCGAGTTGATGGATTTAGTCGAGAATGCCGGCCAAATCTGCCGGGCCCGATGACGGAACACCCAATGACCAGTCCCACCGCCAAGACCATTCAGATCTATCTGCCGACCGGCGAACCACGAGGCATCCGCATTGCCGAGATCACCACGCGGATCGTCCAAGCCGTACTCATTCCGCGTAGCGACCTGACACTTGGCAAGCTGCGAAGGGAATTGGCTTTCCCCGGGATCTATTTTCTGTTTGGCGAAGATGAGGAAGAAGCTAAGCCGATTGTTTACGTCGGCCAGACCGAAGACGCCGCAAAACGCTTCGACGATCACAACCGCAAAAAGACGTTTTGGAAGACCGCCGTCTTCTGTATCTCGAAAACCCAGAATTTCACCCAGGCCCACATCCGATACTTGGAGTGGTTCTGCATGCATCAGGTGAAAAAGGTGAATCGGTATACTCTGGACAACGGCCAGGTACCAGAGAACTCGACCTACGTGCCAGAGCCCATGGAAGCGGAGTTGCTCGATGTCTTTGAGACGATCAGCACGTTGGTTTCAACGCTGGGGTATCCGGTGTTTGAGCCAGTCTCGCGAAGCAACGACAAGCGTTCGCTATTCTATATCAATACCCGCGGTTGTAACGCATCGGGCGAACTGGTCGAAGAGGGATTTGTCGTCCGAAAAGGCAGCAAGTGTCGTATTGAGCAAACCCCCTCAGCACCAGAACTACTGCAGACGCAACGCAACCGTTTAATCGAAGCTGGCGTCATCGAAGAACGCGAAGGTGTGTTCGAGTTTCTGCAGGACTATCTGTTTTCCAGTCCAAGTGCAGCAGCAGTAATGGTAATTGGCGCCAGGGCCAATGGCTGGACTGAATGGAAGGACAAGCAGGGAAGCACGCTCAGCGATATCCATCGCGATCCGGATGATGCCGCTGCGGAATAATCCCTCCCTGACACTCCCTACAAAGCTCAAAACAAAGTTGGCCGCGAAATAACAACTTCGGACTGAAGCTGTGCAAAATAAAAAGGTAGGCCAGGCAGGACTCGAACCCGCGACCAAGGGATTATGAGTCCCCTGCTCTAACCGACTGAGCTACTGGCCCAAGGTGTTGTCGCACAAAGACTTAAGGCCATTCTCTGCACGTCCTCAATGCCTCGCTGACACCACTTGAAGACACCTGGACGCCAGGTCAGGGCAGACTGACGAACCTTGTTCGGTTCTTTATTGTTGCCCCTGCTGAGTTGGTGCCAAGTCACTAAGTCTAACGGCGAAATGCCATCTGAACCATACCCGACTTTCCCTCATGCATCAGAGCGAGCGACCAAGAAGATCCGCCGTTAGTTTCACTTCTTTGGGCCCTGGAGAGAGATCCGGACGCTGCACTCGCTAAATACCAAGCTCAAGCGAATGACTTGCACGCTGGATGGGTACCTCGGGAGCCCAAACCGGATTGCCTCAATATCGCCGAGCTGTGCAACCATTTCTGTGACACGCAAGACCACAAACTCGAAATGGGAATCATTGCGGATAGCACGCACAAGGACTACATCGACACCTGCGACGCACTGGTGAAGTTCTTCGGCCGAAGCCAGGCAGTCGACGACCTGCAGGTTGAAGACTTCGCGAAGTTGAAAAGGGAACTCGGAAAGACATTAGGGCTTCGCAGTCTTGGGAATGAGATCAACCGAATCAGGATCGTCTTCGAATATGCATGCGACGAAGAGCTCATTGATCGTCCGCTGAGATTTGGAAAGCAATTCACCAGGCCAGCGAAACGGGTACTTCGACGCGAGAAACAGAAGAAGGGGCCCATGATGTTAGAGGCTCATGAGGTCCACCAGCTAATTCGTCACGCAACACCGTTGCTTCGGGCCATGATTTATCTCGCAATCAATTGCGGCCTCGGAAACAACGACTGTGCCAGTCTCTCGTGGGCCTCTTTCGACCTGGATTTCGAAGGGATCGCACTACCATGGCCCTGATCGCAGCCGTCACCCAGGGACTAGCACGTCAGGTACTCGAAAGATGTAAAGACAAGGCTGGGAGCACACTGCCGATCAACACCTTATGAGTTGGGTTCAAAGGCGATCCGAAACATCGATGCACTTTACCCACCAGAAGCGATCTTTCAGGAATTAAATGGACCGCCGCTGGCTGGTACTTTTTCGATGACCTGGGAATATTGCAAGTCAACGAAATCTTGGTGGACGATCAATCTGAGTTTTCGTCGACATTTTGCCACAAATTCGCCCTTGCTATCGACCGCCAAGGTGCGATCTCAACTAAGGATAAACTGAAGCACATTTGGTCGAAAAATTTGTTTCTCGCGCAACTTAACGATGATTCCGCGACTGATGAATCCGAAGGTTTCGCGGAATTGTTTGCGGCCTATTGTCATCCAGAGCTATACTTACTCAATAGGGCAGATTTAGTTAACCACTTTCCCAAATCACTAAATCTCCTTCGCAACTCTGGAGTGATCAGCTAATGGGTATTGCCAAAGATCGGTTTGTCAAATCCATCGAAATCGATGGGGTCCGAGTGGATGTCATGAAACGCTCCGAAGTTGCCAAATTTTCAAAAGGAAAAAGCGAAGGCGATACAGAAAACACGTCTGATCAGTCCAAGGAGACACCGGAATCAAAAGCTTCGCCACCCGCCACCTAAATCGGCATTGCTAAAACGCCGCAAAGAACTATCACCTTGATAAGTCAAATGAGACCTATTCAAGGTACCAGCAAGAATGGCACTCTCTCGCTTCGCCAGCTCTCTTACCCTGGATGGCCTGCCGTGCATCCTGGCCGATCCAGTACTCTACCCGTCTGCCGCAAGACTCGCAAATAACTAACGCTGTCCCGTGGGCCAACACCTAGGCGTCGCCCATGTCCTGATGACAAGCAGCAACGTCGACCAGCTCAAGAAGGCAACCGGCATCGTTCTCGGCTGGCGAGTCACACTCGATAACGATTCTGATTGGAAGTCGATTTCAGGCGATCAAGGTAACGCCTAACCTCATCCACGTTTCGTAATGCTCTGCTGCTATTTCTAAATCACAGCCTCAATCAACGCGAGCATAGAGGAATCCAATTCACCTTCTTAGTGGACAGGCACGAATGGGGACGCCGCGCCAATCTTTCTCGCACGGACCATCTTAGTCTCTCGCACCTTCAACGTTCCCTTGATGCTCAACGGCAACTTCGTTTATTCGCGGCCGTGCAACTGGTCCGGAGCCGGACGTTCTGGATCGTGGCGGCGGTGACCGGTCCCGATGCCGTGGTACGACGGAAGCCGAATCGAATAGACCAGCACGCCGATCGTTAGCGGCAAGACCAGCCACATTGCGTGCAGCACGTTCGTTCCGCTGATCAGGCATAGGCCGACCAGCACGAGGAAGCCGCCGGCCCACACCAGTTCCGGTTTGCGAGGAATGCGGAACACGTTGCAAAACAGAAAGAAGTGCCCCAGCACGAATGGCAGCAGCCACGCCAGCGGACCGACCAGGCCCAGCGCGAAGATGGTCGCCGCGGCGCAGATCGTGATCGCCAACGCATCGGTCATCGAAAAGCGAAATCCGTGGGTTGGCCAGTGTCGAGGCATCGCTACACCTCCCACTCGCTGCGCACGATCTGTCCGGCGGCATCAACCTGGCAGGTCAACGTGCCAAACCGCGTCGCGTAGTTGCGGATGCGCAAGTCACGACAGACAAACGTTGTCTGTCCGTTTTCGACTTCTTTTTCGACCGCATGATAAAACGTCGACAGCTCGCGCATCGCTTGCCAGGGTGGAAGTTCTTCGATGGCGGCTGGCATGGCATCGTCGTGAAGTGGAATGCGTTGCACGTCTTGCTCTTCACCCTGCCACACATTAAGCGTCGACGTCAGACAGGCGTCGCCCCAATCGCGACAAACCAGAAACCGCCATGGAAGCCAGGTCGTCGGGATCACCGAGATGCGTGTGGCTTGCCGATCGTTCGCCGCTTTCGATAACGATACGGCAAGTCGCCTGGCTCGCATGGCGATCATTCCACGTACGGTGATCATCAGCAGCAATCCTGCGACGTAGCCGCCAGAGATCCACGCCAGCCAGAGTCCGTTTCCCCATGCCCACGTCACCAGCGACAGGCCGATCAGCGTCCACAGCAGCATCGGCAGATCAATGAAAAAGATCCAGTCGAGCGCCATCCTGCTTCGCTGGAACGGCCACGCCCAGCGAACCCCGTACGAGTTCGTCAGGTCGAGCCCCACATGCATTACCATGCCGATGGCGATGCCCACCAGCAGTAGGCTCCACTCTGTCTGCGAGGCAATCCACAAACCAGCCGACGCCAGGCCAACCAGCGCAACGGCGGCGACCGAATGGGTATACGTTTGATGAAAGCGAATGAATGCCTGTTTGCCTCCCAGCCGCGAGAACGCATCGAGATCCGGCGCGACATTCCCCAGCACCACGCCACAAGCCAGCTCTGGCTGCCAGGCCAAAAGCCCCGCCGCCGAAGTCGCCCCAATCAAAGCATGCGTTACGATGTCCATCCCTGCATCGTACGCGAAAGATTTCATTTGGTCGCCGGTTTGGTCAAAGTGGGACGCGATGGATGTGGGGCGATTTTGTTGGAACGAAGTCAACGCGGAACGTATGATCTGAACTTCTCGCAGTTGCGTTATCGTTCGTAGCATTGAAGCTACGTTCATCGACCATAGCCCCCGCAAACCCCAGTGGCCCCACCATGCATGTTCATGTTTGCTCCCCAAAACCATACACGACTGTTCAGCAAGCGATTTCGAAACTCGCCCCAAGCGAACTGAATCGCCCGACCGTTTCGACGATCCCGATGCTCGACTTGATGATTCACCATGAGGACCAATTTCAGAAGATCATCCAAGAGCTAGGCATGAGCGAGCCTGATTGCCTGACTCTGGAATACAAAGCCGGGCCATTTGCAGGTCGTGGCACGGCATCCCACACTGATGTCATGCTTCAAAAAGCTGAGCAGTCGCTGGCGATCGAAGCGAAGTGGACGGAACCAATGTATGAAACGGTTGAGAAATGGCTTGCCGGCGCTAAAGGCGATAACAAATCCAAAGTGCTGCAAGGCTGGTTTACGCAGCTAGGCCGAAACAGTTTTCCTGTTGACTACCAGAAACTCATTTACCAAATGGTGCATCGTGCAGCCTCAGCCGCCGAAGCGGGAACTTGTCCAGCCGTGGCCTATTTTCTCTTTGAGGTGGAAGGGTTCAGCTCTGGGGCTTCGCAGGATGCAATTCAAAATGAGCTGAAACGTCTCCGCACCTTTTTACCTGCTTCGTTTCGACTCCATACGGTTAAGGTCCATTTAGAACCGGCGAAAGGTTACGAGAAAATCCGCGGACTTTCACCTGGAGATGAAAAGACCTCTGAGTCTATAGTTTCAAGGCTGCAGCGCAAGGCAAGGCTATTCACACTGAAACATTACAACGTCACATCAGTTGAATAGTCATTTCGAGGCCCGGACAGCGGCTTACAATGGACGCTGTCTCGCATATCTTTCCCTGGCCTAAAAGGGAAAGGGAGATTACCGTTATCCCGACCAGAATGACCGTAATCGAGATGAAGAATGACACTGAAATCGGTCCAACACCAATACGATCAAGGGAGGTTAACCTCCCATGACGCCATCTGCAAAATCCTTCGAACACTCGATCCTGAGCGTGTCGACGAATTGGCGGATCTCGATACCGAACTGGCTTCAAAGCTTCGTCAATTCACCCGGACCTTCGATCCGCACTTGCGGTCGACAGGAGAAATGCCAACCGAGGAACAAGTAGCTCTTGTTAGACGTTGGTATCAACAACACGACAGAAACGAGATTGACTGAAAGGGAGATAGAACTGGCTGGTGTTCTCCAGCAATAACGAATACCAGGTTGGAATCTTTAATATGCCCGTTTCCGTCAGCTGCGAGAGGAAGTCGCTAACTAATAATAGCCCAATCTGTCCATGTCAGCAAAACAGCCGGGAATGATCGAACACGCTTGCCGACAAGCTCCGAGAGTCTCGTCTTGGCGTGCAGACCGCAAACAAATTCTTTGACGACATATTTCGCACCGTCGTCTGACTGAATCACCAGCGTAACGCAAGGGCCGGTGTTCGGGATGATAAAATGCGTTTCGGGCATGACGGAGGGTTCGATTCTGCAAAGGACTCCTCGGAATTTGGGCACTTTGATGAATTCATCAAGGGTCATCTCCTGCGCTACAGAATTGCCTCCACCTCTTACCGATACTTCGCTACTCGGCGTCTCGCGTAAACGAACCTTCGGCTCTGAGTTCCGCCCAAGGAGCATTATGAAAGCTACGCAGACAAGGCACAGCGATGTCGTCGCGAAAGAGAACACCGCCAATTGATTCACTTTCACGTCTAGAACTCCCACCGTATTTCGCTGCGTAAGTCAGAACGAGCCGCGTTCGGCTATTCGGTAGCGACGCGCTGGCCACCGTCGATACCGGGATCGCATCTTAAATGTACCAGCCTGCCGGGGGCTTAGGCAATCCCAAGTGCTTTCTTCCATTCACCCAGCAAGCCAACTTCGATCAAGCTGTCCGGTTTGCCGCTCTTGATCCGTCCAACGTACGTTTGGTCCAGCGTACAGCTAATCTCCAAGTCGTTTTGCCGTGACAATTTCGTCATTGCATCCACGATCGCTGTCACTTCTTCCAGGTGCCGTCGATCGACTTCCTTGGGTAAGTCGGCTCCGAATGGTGGAAGTGCCGTGTAGATCTCTAAACTGCCGCCAATCCATCGTACGTCGCCATCATTTTCGTCTGCCAGCGTCGGTGGTCCGATCACCCATGTCCGACTTTCGGACAGCATAGTGACAACGCTTCGCATTTGATGCCACAGGTCATCGCTCAAATTCTGTCCGCTCGCATAGAAGCAAAACGTTGATCTGGGGTGGTTTGTCTTTACACTTTGCGCCATGTCCTGTCGATACCTTCTGCCGATGAGCACTAAGTTATCCCACTTCAAAGAACGGACCGCGAAGGTGAGGCACCTGGAGCTAGTTCATCGTCGCTGTTCTGGTTTCTCACTTCGTTCCATCCTCTCCCGCTTCCCCTTGCGAAATCTGCTGAACCGCAGCCTCCGCAGCTTCTCTTACCCAGTCGTTTTCTTCCTCTTGGGCTATTTTCTTCAGGCGGGGAAGGGCACTGGCCGCTTGCTCTTTCAGGTTACCCAGCGCGACGGCGGCGGCGTGTCGTACGTAGATCCCGAACGCGACATCGTTGTCATCCAAGGCGGCGATGTAGGCATTCAGGAGCTGGGGTGATGGATTGGGGAGTGTTCCTAAGCTTTCGATCACGCACGACCGCACCAGGGCGTCTTCGTCTTTCAGCGATTTCAGCAATCGCGATTCGGCTGTCTC includes:
- a CDS encoding GIY-YIG nuclease family protein — encoded protein: MTSPTAKTIQIYLPTGEPRGIRIAEITTRIVQAVLIPRSDLTLGKLRRELAFPGIYFLFGEDEEEAKPIVYVGQTEDAAKRFDDHNRKKTFWKTAVFCISKTQNFTQAHIRYLEWFCMHQVKKVNRYTLDNGQVPENSTYVPEPMEAELLDVFETISTLVSTLGYPVFEPVSRSNDKRSLFYINTRGCNASGELVEEGFVVRKGSKCRIEQTPSAPELLQTQRNRLIEAGVIEEREGVFEFLQDYLFSSPSAAAVMVIGARANGWTEWKDKQGSTLSDIHRDPDDAAAE
- a CDS encoding S1 RNA-binding domain-containing protein; this encodes MTNHPDNHWQRDLLGADNSVDVNQIVEGQVVRVEGEVVFVDVGAKSAGSLPRAAWGDDVPRVGQTVIVVVEQVDGDQVRLEPLLLSKRSTPKTVTWEEIVDSFSIGQIVQGTVVRRIQGGLIVDIGANAFLPETELDTEPSPELENFIGRDLECEILQIDHDRRILVLSRRQLLQQQPAAPNEALLQALAEGQVRRGIIHRITNYGAFVDLGGLTGLLLITNMSWDRIRHPSDLVSIGDEVEVVILRIDQATNQISVGLKQLSPDPWENIEDRFPIGSTATGTVYQQMTYGTFIELAPTIIGLIPNEGPSNETLPIADLDLNTQVTVEVISIDKTARKMLLKLAEGRAGE
- a CDS encoding GIY-YIG nuclease family protein, with product MNRLIEIGFEPTGHWRTEGDLLRFELLQNAQQKNVLYAFVCDGEIMYIGKTVQKLKTRMAGYANPGAGQSTNIRNNHLIRELLKAGKAVEILVLPDSGLMHYGQFHLNLAAGLEDSLIKVIDPPWNGGRIRDLQVDEASELDGEEPEQLIGRFPITLHPTYMRSGFFNVGVEYQMLLGQDGETIEFFLGNAETPIMGTINRSANSNHTPRLMGGVGLRDWFQGEFAVGEEMAVEVSSPRSVRLRKFHRPDDGYDRETGRARS
- a CDS encoding metal-dependent hydrolase; protein product: MDIVTHALIGATSAAGLLAWQPELACGVVLGNVAPDLDAFSRLGGKQAFIRFHQTYTHSVAAVALVGLASAGLWIASQTEWSLLLVGIAIGMVMHVGLDLTNSYGVRWAWPFQRSRMALDWIFFIDLPMLLWTLIGLSLVTWAWGNGLWLAWISGGYVAGLLLMITVRGMIAMRARRLAVSLSKAANDRQATRISVIPTTWLPWRFLVCRDWGDACLTSTLNVWQGEEQDVQRIPLHDDAMPAAIEELPPWQAMRELSTFYHAVEKEVENGQTTFVCRDLRIRNYATRFGTLTCQVDAAGQIVRSEWEV